From Vigna unguiculata cultivar IT97K-499-35 chromosome 5, ASM411807v1, whole genome shotgun sequence, the proteins below share one genomic window:
- the LOC114184356 gene encoding protein MAIN-LIKE 1-like yields the protein MTSLLERWRTETHTFHFPHGETTVTLEDVAVLLGLPIDGDVVTGPTIVQDIFSTFHEHLWVIPPLTVIRGNSIRVSWLNNTFQQLPQNANNNVIAQYARAYILTLIGSILMPDTSAARVHVMYLLKLPDLNVVNNYSWGSAVLACLYRGLDHDIHIRQENIGGCMILLQCWAWERITSIALQLDPLSDEEVAAGDGFPVCRRWMNQANRRNAGFLLVSEFRLKFDQIRTRQFLWRPYIQNEVRRLIVVDIPIVARATIPIICFVTVEFQQADRVMR from the exons ATGACTTCCTTATTGGAAAGGTGGAGGACAGAAACTCATACATTCCACTTCCCACATGGAGAGACCACTGTGACATTAGAGGATGTGGCAGTCCTCCTTGGCCTACCGATAGATGGAGATGTGGTCACCGGTCCCACCATCGTGCAAGACATATTCTCGACGTTCCACGAACATTTGTGGGTAATTCCACCACTGACAGTGATAAGAGGAAACTCAATTAGAGTTTCTTGGTTAAATAATACTTTCCAACAACTCCCACAAAATGCAAACAACAATGTTATTGCTCAATATGCAAGAGCGTACATACTAACATTGATTGGAAGCATTTTAATGCCAGACACGTCTGCTGCAAGGGTACATGTGATGTATCTACTCAAGCTACCTGACTTGAATGTAGTCAACAATTATAGTTGGGGGTCTGCAGTTTTGGCCTGTCTATATCGTGGCCTAGATCATGACATTCACATAAGACAAGAAAATATTGGTGGATGCATGATTTTGTTACAATGTTGGGCTTGGGAGAGGATCACTTCTATAGCTCTACAACTTGACCCTTTAAGTGATGAGGAAGTGGCTGCAGGGGATGGTTTCCCCGTATGCAGAAG GTGGATGAACCAAGCAAATCGGAGAAATGCTGGTTTTTTATTAGTTAGTGAATTTCgcttgaaatttgatcaaattcGTACAAGACAG ttCTTGTGGAGACCTTATATTCAAAATGAAGTTCGTCGGTTGATTGTGGTTGACATCCCTATAGTGGCTAGAGCAACAATCCCTATAATTTGCTTCGTGACAGTCGAATTCCAACAGGCGGATAGGGTCATGCGTTAA